A window of Lodderomyces beijingensis strain CBS 14171 genome assembly, chromosome: 1 contains these coding sequences:
- a CDS encoding mitochondrial 54S ribosomal mL60 domain-containing protein, whose amino-acid sequence MIPSLRTLGGYVWKFPNHITRCQRANLRKRSLQVDENIEQIYQGLYQQQKLQQEQIEAGVVINTGPKVKIFNQDQGRTGEKRVDFHKFEYPKFLSLSQRDKYFTFNRNAKNYRKPIHRVPKWTKTSFRENPKYF is encoded by the coding sequence ATGATTCCATCATTGAGGACACTCGGAGGATACGTGTGGAAATTCCCCAACCACATAACCAGATGCCAACGCGCCAACTTGCGCAAGAGATCATTGCAAGTCGACGAAAACATTGAACAAATATACCAGGGTTTATATCAACAGCAGAAACTACAGCAAGAGCAAATCGAAGCGGGAGTCGTCATCAATACGGGTCCCAAAgtgaaaattttcaatcaGGATCAAGGTCGCACCGGTGAAAAGCGAGTCGATTTCCACAAGTTTGAGTATCCTAAATTCTTGCTGTTGAGTCAACGTGACAAGTACTTCACTTTTAATCGTAATGCTAAAAACTATAGGAAACCTATTCATCGGGTGCCGAAATGGACCAAGACTTCATTTAGAGAAAATCCAAAGTACTTCTAA